A region from the Acyrthosiphon pisum isolate AL4f chromosome A1, pea_aphid_22Mar2018_4r6ur, whole genome shotgun sequence genome encodes:
- the LOC100167469 gene encoding guanine nucleotide-binding protein-like 3 homolog: MGIEKANKSKNRRAFLKWKKGKKLESIKTANVQKATHKKPEKITEPLPLSQTLAEFVKKTESMQAGFVEVEDVEEESGYKNVVKLDNKTFKDEFRKVVSAADVVLEVVDARDPLGTRCKRVTESAQDLGKKLVVVLNKTDLVPAEIVRDWLSYFRGQLGTPAVPFKASTQQAGSRIGHRKMNKCKKDTEKAISLCVGAELVMTLLANYCRSDKMKTSIVVGVVGMPNVGKSSLINSLKRSRACQVGAVPGVTKNMQEIQLDKHIKLLDCPGVVLDKTSTTNSVGLKNVVSSGNIEDPIACAATIVGRVTKDQMQKLYGIGQYDSCEHFLYLKARRFGNIGRGGIPDIFTSARSLVEDWNRGKIRYHTLPPEIEAVHLSAQIVTNVTDVFNLDNVQRIETEFMEELAKLQPESTGEGVKTDTMDVDGKSMVVVDDGVQTKKSGKLRWRKKKKSEPMETKIVLQPGILKLKKLQKANAKKQRKTASRLIKCEKLLDNIDLL; the protein is encoded by the exons ATGGGCATCGAAAAAgcta ataaatcaaaaaatcGAAGAGCATTTTTAAAATGGAAGAAAG gaaaaaaattagaatCAATAAAAACAGCAAATGTTCAAAAAGCTACACATAAGAAACCTGAGAAAATAACTGAACCGCTTCCATTATCCCAGACTTTAGctgaatttgtaaaaaaaaccgaATCAATGCAAGCTGGATTTGTTGAAGTTGAAGATGTTGAAGAAGAGTCaggttataaaaatgttgtgaaATTGGATAATAAGACTTTTAAAGATGAATTCAGaaaa GTGGTTAGTGCTGCTGATGTTGTTTTAGAGGTAGTTGATGCCCGTGATCCATTAGGCACCAGATGTAAACGAGTGACCGAATCAGCTCAAGACTTGGGAAAAAAACTTGTTgtggtattaaataaaacagacTTAGTCCCAGCCGAAATAGTCCGTGATTGGCTGTCATATTTTAGAGGGCAATTAGGAACCCCGGCAGTACCATTTAAAGCTAGTACTCAACAAGCGGGTTCACGAATTGGTCATAGAAAAATGAACAAGTGTAAAAAAGATACGGAAAAAGCTATCAGCCTGTGTGTTGGTGCAGAATTAGTTATGACACTTTTAGCCAATTACTGTCGTAGTGACAAAATGAAGACATCAATTGTTGTAGGTgttgtag gtATGCCTAATGTTGGTAAAAGTAGTTTGATTAACAGTTTGAAAAGGTCCAGAGCGTGTCAAGTTGGAGCTGTCCCTGGTGTAaccaa aaacaTGCAAGAGATTCAGTTGGATAAACATATTAAACTATTGGATTGCCCAGGTGTAGTTTTAGACAAAACATCTACTACTAATAGCGTaggattaaaaaatgttgtaagttCTGGAAATATTGAAGATCCTATTGCTTGTGCTGCTACAATTGTGGGACGTGTAACTAAAGAccag atGCAAAAGCTATATGGAATTGGACAATATGATTCATGTGaacactttttatatttaaaagctaGACGGTTTGGAAACATTGGTCGTGGCGGAATCCCTGATATATTTACATCAGCTCGCAGCTTGGTTGAAGATTGGAATCG aggCAAAATTAGGTATCACACACTTCCACCAGAAATTGAAGCAGTCCACTTAAGTGCACAAATTGTTACGAATGTAACAgatgtatttaatttggatAATGTGCAACGAATAGAAACAGAATTCATGGAAGAACTTGCCAAGTTACAACCGGAATCAACCGGTGAAGGAGTGAAAACAGATACAATGGATGTAGATGGCAAATCAATGGTAGTAGTTGATGATGgcgtacaaacaaaaaaatctggAAAATTACGATGGAGGAAAAAGAAGAAATCTGAGCCTATggaaacaaaaattgttttacaacctggtattttaaaactaaaaaaattacaaaaggcCAATGCTAAGAAACAACGAAAAACAGCATCTAGATTGATTAAATgtgaaaaattattagataatattgatTTACTGTAG
- the LOC100165430 gene encoding nucleoporin Nup43 yields MSNTGIFAEFIGRKVNRVRWKPDDLMASTMFVTGSWDNEDDNVIELWGLTSEDENSAKDFPPKLLDSVQQNGNVTQIRFLDNKFVAVSTDNGTVKVYRVIGENEDSNIHLEEVMAWDNLHSLGKGQRCSCKDLAVCNFSLATIGDDYKLNVISLNTKQIHQVLEGISSSPLTCICFLTDTEVLCCNALSQMKLWDLRVAKSSITANINNFTQTQVPITCVAQHPSQKHFIFTGSEEGDVGVWDMRTNSLLTTMNSGDASSLTEIAFHPLEPDHLFTCSFGGRLLQWSSKKSYMCHVDPGDLEYSNFWVNTDKVKTRLSINDVIQPIYMPINSLDIQKQQLICGADNEAIYFQRNLKL; encoded by the exons ATGAGTAACACGGGCATATTTGCAGAATTTATCGGCAGAAAGGTGAATAGAGTGAGATGGAAGCCAGATGACCTGATGGCATCGACAATGTTTGTCACCGGTTCGTGGGACAATGAAGAT gACAACGTAATAGAATTGTGGGGACTGACATCGGAAGACGAAAATTCTGCCAAAGATTTCCCTCCAAAACTTTTGGATTCTGTACAACAAAACGGAAATGTTACACAAATTaga tttttagaTAACAAGTTTGTAGCTGTTAGTACAGACAATGGAACAGTTAAAGTATATCGCGTCATTGGTGAGAATGAAGACTCTAATATTCATCTCGAAGAAGTCATGGCTTGGGACAATCTACATTCATTGGG taaagGACAGAGATGCTCTTGCAAGGATCTTGCTGTATGTAACTTTTCATTAGCAACCATTGGTGATGATTATAAACTTAATGTCATATCATTGAACACTAAACAAATTCATCAAGTTCTAG AAGGAATAAGTAGCTCACCTTTAACATGCATTTGTTTCTTAACTGATACTGAAGTTCTCTGCTGCAATGCACTAAGTCAAATGAAACTTTGGGATTTACGAGTTGCTAAAAGTAGTATAACGGccaatatcaataatttcactcag ACTCAAGTGCCAATAACATGTGTTGCTCAACACCCTAGtcaaaaacatttcatttttaccGGCTCTGAAGAAGGAGATGTTGGTGTTTGGGACATGAGAACCAATAGCTTATTAACAACTATGAATAGTGGTGACGCATCATCACTTACCGAAATAGCATTTCACCCTTTAGAACCAGATCATTTATTTACATGTTCATTCGGAGGAAGATTACTACAATGGAGttctaaaaaatcatatatGTGCCATGTTGACCCAG GAGATCtggaatattcaaatttttgggTGAACACGGACAAAGTAAAAACACGATTGTCAATCAATGATGTAATACAACCGATTTATATGCCAATCAACTCATTGGATATTCAAAAACAACAACTTATTTGTGGTGCTGACAATGaagcaatttattttcaacgtaaccttaaactttaa